The following proteins come from a genomic window of Edaphobacter sp. 4G125:
- a CDS encoding alkaline phosphatase family protein: MRMRKIASALFSLALLVPGTTRGYADAYHAKPKLVVILVIDQFRGDYLDRYRDDFKTPNGFNLFLKKGVHFTDCYYDYANLVTAAGHTTIGTGSYTDGHKIPLNEWWEKGPDGRLRLVSSVSDDRYKLVGVPAGGEVSPGASPHREAASTLGDELTLATQGRAKVFGISFKDRAAIMTSGHATKGAFWTDHDSGAFITSTYWMQQLPEWASAFNASDERARIRHAAGVPTGSFYEEVGQKPAAVQYTIDFAKALVKNENLGKNDVTDMLTISISNTDILGHKVGPDSPKQREMIDAVDVSLDDFFTFLDKQVGLQNVVVALTGDHGVAPTMRAANDAQMPSAAIKSAALLKRMEAILDKKWPIENGEKGGEKYILGGEYPYIQLNQDAFEKVHVTELEAETAAAEALNQALQENGSEFAVKSSKPAVPSTRLADPLGVGSVYPVAKMRNGEIPDTELGRRILHSYSPYVGWAIFLNFNAFQFAGSEMGATHYSSFAYDRHVPLDFYGAMFTPGTYHDRVAPVDIAATFASILRVNQPSSVEGRVLTQVMKPDTGTGNIARPVATRKGTEK, from the coding sequence ATGCGGATGCGAAAAATTGCTTCCGCCCTGTTCTCTCTCGCTCTTCTTGTGCCTGGAACGACTCGTGGGTATGCCGATGCATATCATGCCAAGCCGAAGCTGGTTGTGATTTTGGTGATCGACCAGTTCCGCGGGGACTATCTGGATCGTTATCGGGACGACTTCAAGACGCCCAACGGATTCAACCTGTTTCTCAAAAAAGGCGTTCATTTCACGGATTGCTACTACGATTATGCCAACCTTGTGACTGCTGCTGGCCACACCACGATTGGCACGGGAAGCTATACGGATGGCCATAAGATCCCTCTCAATGAATGGTGGGAAAAAGGGCCGGATGGAAGGCTCAGGCTCGTAAGTTCGGTGAGCGACGATCGCTATAAGCTGGTTGGTGTACCCGCAGGCGGCGAGGTTTCTCCCGGTGCTTCACCCCACCGGGAAGCGGCTTCAACGTTGGGTGATGAGCTGACCCTGGCAACCCAGGGACGGGCAAAGGTCTTTGGCATCTCCTTCAAGGACCGTGCCGCGATTATGACCTCCGGCCACGCAACCAAAGGGGCATTCTGGACCGACCATGACTCCGGAGCATTCATCACCTCGACCTACTGGATGCAGCAGCTGCCTGAATGGGCCAGTGCATTCAATGCCAGTGATGAACGTGCCAGAATTCGTCATGCTGCGGGCGTACCCACAGGCAGTTTCTATGAGGAAGTAGGCCAGAAACCCGCAGCAGTGCAATACACCATCGACTTCGCCAAAGCACTGGTCAAGAACGAGAACCTTGGCAAAAATGATGTCACCGATATGCTGACGATCTCGATCAGCAATACGGATATCCTCGGGCACAAGGTGGGGCCGGATTCTCCGAAACAGCGAGAGATGATCGACGCTGTCGATGTATCGTTAGACGACTTCTTTACCTTTTTGGATAAACAAGTGGGTCTTCAGAATGTCGTCGTTGCCCTGACGGGAGATCATGGCGTAGCTCCCACCATGAGGGCAGCAAATGACGCCCAGATGCCCTCGGCGGCGATCAAAAGTGCTGCTCTTCTGAAAAGAATGGAAGCGATTCTCGATAAAAAATGGCCGATTGAAAATGGAGAAAAAGGGGGCGAAAAGTACATCCTTGGCGGAGAGTACCCCTATATCCAGCTCAACCAGGATGCATTTGAGAAAGTCCATGTAACGGAGCTGGAAGCTGAAACAGCCGCAGCAGAGGCTCTGAATCAGGCTCTTCAGGAAAACGGCTCCGAATTTGCAGTGAAGAGTTCCAAGCCGGCAGTCCCTTCAACGCGTTTGGCGGATCCATTAGGAGTGGGAAGTGTGTATCCCGTTGCGAAGATGCGAAATGGTGAGATTCCTGATACCGAGCTGGGACGGAGGATCCTTCACAGTTATTCCCCGTATGTGGGATGGGCGATCTTCCTGAATTTCAATGCATTTCAGTTCGCCGGATCGGAGATGGGTGCGACTCATTATTCGTCCTTTGCCTATGATAGGCATGTGCCTTTGGACTTTTATGGCGCAATGTTTACTCCGGGAACTTATCATGATCGAGTGGCCCCTGTAGATATCGCCGCGACCTTTGCCTCGATTCTCCGGGTGAATCAACCCTCGAGCGTTGAAGGACGGGTGCTGACGCAGGTGATGAAGCCGGATACGGGTACAGGAAATATCGCTCGCCCCGTCGCCACTCGAAAGGGTACGGAAAAGTGA
- a CDS encoding dihydroorotate dehydrogenase: MKVSVAGVELRSPVIAASGTFGYGVEFEDIVSLDRIGAFVTKGLSKEPMPGNPTPRIIETAAGMINAIGLQNMGVRPFVEEKLPKLRQLKGAVVIANVFGYTVEDCLEVIRILNDAEGIVMYELNASCPNTSHGGMVFGTDPDLLKELVTRTKEISKKPLMVKLSPNVTSIGEMAKVAEEAGADAVSLVNTFVSLAVDIETRKPRIANVTGGLSGPAIKPIAVRMVYEAAKAVKIPVVGMGGIVRAEDAVEFMMAGATAVQVGTASYADPRAVENITNGLKRWCAVHQIEHVKSLTGSVIL; the protein is encoded by the coding sequence ATGAAAGTGAGCGTAGCTGGAGTCGAGCTACGCTCGCCGGTCATCGCAGCCAGTGGGACCTTCGGCTACGGTGTGGAGTTCGAGGATATTGTCTCGCTCGACCGTATTGGCGCCTTCGTTACAAAGGGGCTCTCCAAAGAACCTATGCCAGGGAACCCTACCCCCAGAATCATTGAGACCGCCGCCGGGATGATCAACGCGATTGGCCTGCAGAATATGGGGGTGCGCCCCTTCGTAGAGGAAAAGCTTCCGAAGCTACGCCAGCTCAAAGGCGCCGTGGTCATCGCAAATGTTTTTGGCTACACCGTTGAGGATTGCCTGGAGGTGATTCGTATCCTGAATGACGCCGAAGGCATCGTCATGTATGAGCTGAACGCTAGTTGCCCCAATACCTCCCATGGGGGAATGGTCTTTGGCACAGATCCAGATTTGCTCAAGGAGTTGGTCACTCGAACGAAAGAGATCTCTAAAAAGCCCTTGATGGTGAAGTTGTCCCCAAATGTGACCAGCATTGGAGAGATGGCAAAGGTCGCGGAAGAGGCTGGGGCCGACGCGGTTTCTCTGGTGAATACCTTTGTCTCCTTGGCCGTTGATATAGAAACCAGAAAGCCAAGGATCGCAAACGTAACCGGAGGTCTCTCCGGACCAGCGATCAAACCAATCGCAGTCCGTATGGTCTATGAAGCTGCTAAAGCGGTGAAGATTCCCGTCGTCGGTATGGGAGGAATCGTCCGAGCAGAGGATGCCGTCGAATTTATGATGGCAGGGGCTACAGCGGTCCAGGTGGGAACTGCCAGCTATGCCGACCCCAGGGCCGTGGAAAACATCACCAACGGATTGAAACGATGGTGTGCAGTCCATCAGATCGAACATGTGAAATCTCTCACAGGTTCTGTCATTCTGTAG